One Corynebacterium tuberculostearicum DNA window includes the following coding sequences:
- a CDS encoding energy-coupling factor transporter transmembrane component T family protein has protein sequence MPNLLHGANPLSRIFLMFIWVTPLLASIDWISAAVSLTLTLILAPLCGVSWGQLLKGGWFLFLIAPISGISMLLYGEPGGTEYFSWWLITVTQNSLTLAIAITLRVFAVALPMVVLARDIDPTELGDALSQILKLPSRFVIGAVAGVRMMTLFQSDWQSLGMARRARGLTDVGKLKHLLTMSFGLLVIALRRGGKLATAMEARGFGRTPPGGRARTWARESRLRARDGWIMALGTVFAFVPVVVSVLTGAWRFFGL, from the coding sequence GTGCCTAATCTTTTGCACGGGGCTAATCCGCTTAGCCGCATCTTTTTGATGTTTATCTGGGTTACCCCACTATTGGCCTCCATTGACTGGATCTCGGCTGCGGTATCGCTGACGCTTACCCTGATCCTCGCGCCGCTGTGCGGGGTGTCATGGGGGCAGCTACTAAAGGGCGGTTGGTTCCTCTTTCTCATTGCACCGATTTCTGGCATCTCGATGCTGCTATATGGCGAGCCTGGTGGCACGGAGTACTTCAGCTGGTGGCTTATTACGGTCACACAGAACTCGCTGACCCTCGCGATCGCCATTACGCTGCGTGTCTTTGCAGTGGCCCTACCCATGGTGGTCCTAGCCCGCGATATTGATCCGACCGAATTGGGAGATGCCCTATCGCAGATCCTGAAGCTACCCTCGCGGTTTGTTATTGGTGCGGTGGCCGGTGTGCGTATGATGACGCTCTTTCAATCTGACTGGCAGTCGTTGGGTATGGCGCGCAGGGCGAGGGGGCTGACGGACGTCGGCAAGCTGAAGCATCTGCTTACTATGTCCTTCGGGCTTTTGGTCATCGCGCTGCGCCGCGGTGGCAAGTTGGCCACGGCTATGGAGGCGCGCGGATTTGGTCGTACTCCACCTGGAGGAAGGGCACGGACATGGGCGCGCGAGTCCCGCCTGCGGGCCCGCGATGGGTGGATTATGGCCCTAGGTACTGTCTTCGCTTTCGTACCGGTGGTAGTTTCGGTACTCACTGGGGCCTGGAGATTCTTCGGCCTATAA
- the rpsL gene encoding 30S ribosomal protein S12, with protein MPTIQQLVRKGRHSKRSEVSTAALKGSPQRRGVCTRVYTTTPKKPNSALRKVARVRLTTGIEVSAYIPGEGHNLQEHSMVLVRGGRVKDLPGVRYKIVRGALDTQGVKDRKQARSRYGAKKGQ; from the coding sequence ATGCCAACTATTCAGCAGCTGGTCCGCAAGGGCCGCCACAGCAAGCGTTCTGAGGTGTCTACCGCTGCGCTGAAGGGTTCCCCGCAGCGTCGCGGTGTGTGCACCCGTGTGTACACCACCACTCCTAAGAAGCCGAACTCCGCACTGCGTAAGGTTGCTCGTGTTCGCCTGACCACCGGTATTGAGGTTTCCGCCTACATTCCGGGTGAGGGCCACAACCTGCAGGAGCACTCCATGGTCCTCGTTCGCGGCGGCCGTGTGAAGGACCTTCCTGGTGTTCGTTACAAGATCGTCCGCGGCGCTCTGGATACCCAGGGTGTCAAGGACCGTAAGCAGGCACGTTCCCGTTACGGCGCAAAGAAGGGACAGTAA
- the fusA gene encoding elongation factor G, with protein MAQEVLKDLNKVRNIGIMAHIDAGKTTTTERILFYTGINRKVGETHDGASTTDWMAQEKERGITITSAAVTCFWDNNQINIIDTPGHVDFTIEVERSLRVLDGAVAVFDGKEGVEPQSEQVWRQAAKYDVPRICFVNKMDKLGADFYYTVSTIEDRLGAKPLVMQLPIGAEDDFDGIVDLLNMQALTWRGKVETGAEPVVEDIPEDLKDKAAEYREKLVETVAESDEELMEKYFGGEELTIEELKAGIRKLTINTEIYPVYCGTAYRNKGVQPLLDAVVDFLPNPLDVGEVVGHAVGDEDEQVTRKPSVESPFSALSFKVAAHPFFGQLNFVRVYSGQVLPGTEVMNSTKGKKERIGKLFQMHANKENPVEQADPGNIYAVIGLKETTTGDTLCDKDDQIILESMDFPDPVIKVSIEPKTKADQEKLGTAIQKLAAEDPTFTVELDEETGQTVIGGMGELHLDVMVDRMKREFKVEANIGNPQVAYRETIRKKVESMEYTHKKQTGGSGQFAKVICTIEPYNPDPETLEEGESATYAFENAVTGGRVPKEYIPSVDAGIQDAMQYGYLAGFPMVNIKATLEDGQYHDVDSSEMAFKLAGSQVFKEAMAKAKPVLLEPMMAVEVVTPEEYMGTVNGDISSRRGQVFAMEDRSGAKVVKAKVPLSEMFGYIGDLRSSTAGRANFTMVFDSYAEVPSSVAQEIIEERTGGAN; from the coding sequence GTGGCACAAGAAGTGCTTAAGGATCTGAACAAGGTCCGCAACATCGGCATCATGGCCCACATCGATGCTGGTAAGACGACCACCACCGAGCGTATTCTCTTCTACACCGGTATTAACCGTAAGGTGGGCGAGACCCACGACGGTGCGTCCACCACTGACTGGATGGCACAGGAGAAGGAACGCGGCATCACCATTACCTCCGCTGCCGTGACCTGTTTCTGGGACAACAACCAGATCAACATCATCGACACCCCGGGTCACGTTGACTTCACCATTGAGGTCGAGCGCTCCCTGCGTGTTCTCGATGGCGCTGTTGCTGTCTTCGATGGCAAGGAAGGCGTTGAGCCACAGTCTGAGCAGGTGTGGCGTCAGGCTGCTAAGTACGACGTTCCGCGTATCTGCTTCGTCAACAAGATGGACAAACTGGGCGCAGATTTCTACTACACCGTCTCCACCATTGAGGACCGCCTGGGCGCTAAGCCGCTGGTAATGCAGCTGCCTATTGGTGCTGAAGATGACTTCGACGGCATCGTTGATCTGCTGAACATGCAGGCACTGACCTGGCGCGGCAAGGTCGAGACCGGTGCAGAGCCTGTTGTAGAAGATATCCCTGAGGACCTCAAGGACAAGGCTGCAGAGTACCGCGAGAAGTTGGTCGAGACCGTTGCTGAGTCCGACGAAGAACTCATGGAGAAGTACTTCGGCGGCGAGGAGCTGACCATTGAGGAGCTCAAGGCCGGCATCCGCAAACTGACCATCAACACCGAGATTTACCCGGTTTACTGCGGTACCGCATACCGCAACAAGGGCGTCCAGCCGCTTCTCGACGCTGTCGTTGACTTCCTCCCGAACCCACTCGATGTTGGCGAGGTTGTCGGCCACGCTGTCGGCGACGAGGATGAGCAGGTTACGCGTAAGCCTTCCGTTGAGTCCCCGTTCTCTGCACTGTCCTTCAAGGTTGCTGCACACCCGTTCTTCGGGCAGCTGAACTTCGTCCGCGTTTACTCTGGTCAGGTTCTGCCGGGCACCGAGGTTATGAACTCCACCAAGGGTAAGAAGGAGCGCATCGGCAAGCTGTTCCAGATGCACGCCAACAAGGAGAACCCTGTTGAGCAGGCTGACCCAGGTAACATCTACGCGGTTATCGGCCTGAAGGAAACCACCACCGGTGACACCCTGTGTGACAAGGATGACCAGATCATCCTCGAGTCCATGGACTTCCCGGATCCAGTTATTAAGGTTTCCATTGAGCCAAAGACCAAGGCTGACCAGGAGAAGCTGGGTACCGCTATCCAGAAGCTCGCTGCTGAGGACCCAACCTTCACCGTTGAATTGGATGAAGAGACCGGCCAGACCGTTATCGGCGGCATGGGCGAGCTCCACCTCGACGTTATGGTTGACCGCATGAAGCGCGAATTCAAGGTTGAGGCCAACATCGGTAACCCGCAGGTTGCTTACCGTGAGACCATCCGCAAGAAGGTTGAGTCCATGGAATACACCCACAAGAAGCAGACCGGTGGCTCCGGCCAGTTCGCAAAGGTTATCTGCACCATCGAGCCGTACAACCCGGACCCAGAGACCTTGGAAGAGGGCGAGTCCGCAACCTACGCATTCGAGAATGCCGTTACCGGTGGCCGCGTTCCGAAGGAGTACATTCCTTCCGTTGACGCTGGTATCCAGGACGCTATGCAGTACGGCTACCTGGCAGGCTTCCCGATGGTTAACATCAAGGCCACCCTGGAAGACGGCCAGTACCACGACGTCGACTCCTCCGAGATGGCCTTCAAGCTGGCCGGCTCCCAGGTCTTCAAGGAAGCAATGGCCAAGGCTAAGCCGGTTCTGCTCGAGCCAATGATGGCCGTTGAGGTTGTTACCCCTGAGGAGTACATGGGTACCGTTAACGGTGACATCTCCTCCCGTCGTGGCCAGGTCTTCGCTATGGAAGACCGCTCCGGTGCGAAGGTTGTCAAGGCTAAGGTGCCGCTGTCCGAGATGTTCGGTTACATCGGTGACCTGCGTTCTTCCACCGCAGGCCGCGCAAACTTCACCATGGTCTTCGATTCCTACGCAGAGGTTCCATCCTCCGTTGCACAGGAGATCATCGAGGAGCGCACTGGCGGTGCTAACTAA
- the rpsG gene encoding 30S ribosomal protein S7, whose amino-acid sequence MRKNAAPKRPVVKDPVYNSEQVTMLVNKILQDGKKSTAERIVYGALEACREKTGTDPVGTLEKALGNIRPDLEVRSRRVGGATYQVPVEVRPDRATTLALRWMVTFTRQRRENSMIERLANEILDASNGLGASVKRREDTHKMAEANRAFAHYRW is encoded by the coding sequence ATGCGTAAGAATGCTGCTCCGAAGCGTCCTGTAGTCAAGGACCCGGTATACAACTCCGAGCAGGTCACCATGCTCGTCAACAAGATCCTCCAGGACGGCAAGAAGTCCACCGCAGAGCGCATCGTCTACGGCGCTCTCGAGGCTTGCCGCGAGAAGACCGGTACCGATCCGGTTGGCACCCTGGAAAAGGCACTGGGCAACATCCGCCCAGACCTCGAGGTTCGCTCCCGCCGTGTCGGTGGCGCTACCTACCAGGTGCCGGTTGAGGTTCGCCCTGACCGTGCTACCACCCTGGCACTGCGCTGGATGGTGACCTTCACCCGCCAGCGTCGCGAGAACTCCATGATTGAGCGTCTCGCAAACGAGATCCTGGATGCCTCCAACGGCCTCGGCGCTTCCGTTAAGCGTCGTGAGGATACTCACAAGATGGCAGAGGCCAACCGCGCCTTCGCCCACTACCGCTGGTAA
- a CDS encoding ABC transporter ATP-binding protein, translating to MSDFSTLAGNATKITARGFGWTHAGRKQPALADIDLVIEPGERVLLCGDSGSGKSTLLAAMAGVLGSDEEGTRTGEILLEDSTGMVEEPGRSIPVGLVLQDPDSQVISARVGDDIAFGCENLAYPREDIWRRVAAAKELVGPFVPLDFPTERLSGGQKQRLALAGVIAMGAGVVLLDEPTANLDPAGARDVVRAVSRLVEETGATLVVVEHQHAAWDGVLDRAVELDRGRIVADTSFAEVAQRRQVSGLLQARRLSEAELAQREAALWSTDLVTRYGPPRTIALPAGASTVITGPNGAGKSTWLMTMAGLLPAKSGEIGVADFVRRGVKGSPLRWKSRELADRIGFVFQNPEHQFVARTVAEELRVAPKVMRADPPEERIAQLVESLRLQHLLDANPFTLSGGEKRRLSVATALVTAPSVLLLDEPTFGQDPQTFVELVRLLRQLADDGITIASITHDPLFIQALGDHRVEVRGA from the coding sequence GTGTCTGATTTTTCAACGCTGGCGGGAAATGCCACCAAGATAACCGCCCGTGGCTTTGGGTGGACCCATGCGGGACGAAAGCAGCCGGCTTTGGCCGATATTGACTTGGTCATTGAGCCAGGCGAGCGGGTACTGCTGTGTGGTGACTCGGGATCGGGTAAGTCCACTTTGCTGGCCGCGATGGCAGGAGTGCTCGGCTCCGATGAGGAGGGAACTCGCACAGGCGAGATTCTTCTTGAAGACTCCACCGGCATGGTGGAGGAACCGGGGCGCTCCATCCCGGTGGGGTTGGTGCTCCAGGACCCAGACTCGCAGGTGATCTCCGCGCGCGTAGGCGATGACATTGCATTCGGCTGTGAGAACCTGGCTTACCCGCGTGAGGATATTTGGCGTCGAGTAGCGGCTGCCAAGGAGTTGGTGGGGCCTTTTGTACCGCTGGATTTTCCCACTGAGAGGCTTTCTGGTGGCCAAAAACAGCGTTTGGCGTTGGCCGGTGTCATTGCGATGGGCGCGGGTGTGGTGCTGCTGGATGAGCCCACGGCCAACCTGGATCCAGCCGGCGCGCGCGATGTGGTGCGAGCGGTCTCTAGGCTGGTGGAAGAAACCGGCGCGACGCTCGTGGTGGTAGAGCACCAGCACGCAGCGTGGGACGGTGTGCTCGACCGCGCAGTGGAGCTGGACCGCGGGCGCATCGTAGCGGATACTTCCTTCGCGGAGGTGGCCCAGCGCCGCCAGGTCTCCGGCCTGCTGCAGGCGCGCCGCCTCAGCGAGGCCGAGCTTGCGCAGCGCGAAGCCGCGCTGTGGAGCACCGACCTCGTCACGCGTTATGGGCCACCACGCACGATTGCGCTGCCGGCGGGAGCATCCACGGTCATTACCGGGCCGAATGGCGCGGGTAAGTCCACCTGGTTGATGACCATGGCCGGGTTGCTGCCGGCTAAATCCGGGGAAATTGGGGTGGCCGATTTCGTGCGACGCGGGGTCAAAGGGTCACCGCTCCGCTGGAAATCACGCGAGCTAGCGGACCGCATTGGCTTTGTCTTCCAGAATCCGGAGCACCAATTCGTCGCCCGCACGGTGGCCGAAGAGCTGCGCGTTGCGCCCAAGGTAATGCGCGCGGACCCGCCGGAGGAAAGGATCGCGCAGCTGGTGGAATCACTGCGCCTGCAACATCTCTTAGACGCTAACCCGTTTACGCTCTCGGGCGGCGAGAAACGACGCCTATCTGTGGCCACTGCCTTGGTGACCGCGCCGTCGGTGCTGCTCTTGGATGAGCCCACCTTTGGGCAAGACCCTCAGACCTTTGTGGAGCTGGTGCGCTTGCTGCGGCAATTGGCGGATGACGGCATCACCATCGCCTCCATTACCCATGACCCGCTATTTATCCAGGCCTTGGGGGATCACCGAGTGGAGGTGCGCGGTGCCTAA
- the tuf gene encoding elongation factor Tu, translating into MAKEKFERTKPHVNIGTIGHVDHGKTTTTAAITKVLADQYPEENQAFAFDMIDKAPEEKERGITINISHVEYSTPKRHYAHVDAPGHADYIKNMITGAAQMDGAILVVAATDGPMPQTREHVLLARQVGVPYILVALNKCDMVDDEEIIELVEMEIRELLAEQDYDEEAPITHISALKALEGEEKWVQSVVDLMEACDNSIPDPQRATDQPFLMPIEDIFTITGRGTVVTGRVERGRLNVNEDVEIIGIQEKSQTTTVTGIEMFRKMMDYTEAGDNCGLLLRGTKREDVERGQVVIKPGAYTPHTKFEGSVYVLKKEEGGRHTPFMNNYRPQFYFRTTDVTGVVNLPEGTEMVMPGDNVEMSVELIQPVAMDEGLRFAIREGSRTVGAGRVTKVIE; encoded by the coding sequence GTGGCAAAGGAGAAGTTCGAGCGTACGAAGCCGCATGTGAACATCGGCACCATCGGACACGTCGACCACGGCAAGACCACCACCACCGCAGCGATCACCAAGGTTCTGGCTGACCAGTACCCTGAGGAGAACCAGGCATTCGCGTTCGACATGATCGACAAGGCTCCTGAGGAGAAGGAGCGCGGTATTACCATCAACATCTCCCACGTTGAGTACTCCACCCCGAAGCGCCACTACGCACACGTTGACGCTCCGGGCCACGCCGACTACATCAAGAACATGATTACCGGCGCTGCTCAGATGGACGGCGCTATCCTGGTTGTTGCTGCAACCGATGGCCCGATGCCGCAGACCCGCGAGCACGTTCTGCTTGCTCGCCAGGTTGGCGTTCCTTACATCCTCGTTGCACTGAACAAGTGCGACATGGTTGATGATGAGGAAATCATCGAGCTCGTTGAGATGGAGATCCGTGAGCTGCTCGCAGAGCAGGACTACGATGAGGAAGCTCCTATCACCCACATTTCCGCTCTGAAGGCTCTTGAGGGCGAAGAGAAGTGGGTACAGTCCGTCGTTGACCTGATGGAAGCCTGCGACAACTCCATCCCGGATCCGCAGCGTGCTACCGACCAGCCGTTCCTGATGCCTATCGAGGACATCTTCACCATTACCGGCCGCGGTACCGTTGTTACCGGCCGTGTTGAGCGTGGCCGTCTGAACGTCAACGAGGACGTTGAGATCATCGGTATCCAGGAGAAGTCCCAGACCACCACCGTTACCGGTATCGAGATGTTCCGCAAGATGATGGACTACACCGAGGCTGGCGACAACTGTGGTCTGCTTCTGCGTGGTACCAAGCGTGAGGACGTTGAGCGTGGCCAGGTTGTTATCAAGCCGGGCGCTTACACCCCGCACACCAAGTTCGAGGGTTCCGTCTACGTCCTGAAGAAGGAAGAGGGCGGCCGCCACACCCCGTTCATGAACAACTACCGTCCGCAGTTCTACTTCCGTACCACTGACGTTACCGGTGTTGTTAACCTGCCTGAGGGCACCGAGATGGTTATGCCTGGCGACAACGTTGAGATGTCCGTTGAGCTCATCCAGCCGGTCGCTATGGACGAGGGCCTGCGCTTCGCTATCCGCGAGGGCTCCCGCACCGTCGGCGCTGGCCGCGTTACCAAGGTTATCGAGTAA
- the amaP gene encoding alkaline shock response membrane anchor protein AmaP, whose protein sequence is MSRKLATFDRILLGLLGIILIALGVWPILIHFNVEIAKYLALWVDHDTWKSLADNDWWVWALAGGSALLLILGLWIVVANLRHRRFNNVESASSNDKGSITTSMNAIAGAVAQDLDGVKGVDHVERLVAYDRARPTLQYTVTANPDTPVERLTGAVETNERDFRAAFPDADLDTIYKLQFSKVGPMKDLSE, encoded by the coding sequence ATGTCTAGAAAACTTGCTACCTTTGACCGTATCCTGCTGGGCCTGCTGGGAATCATCCTCATCGCTTTGGGCGTGTGGCCTATCTTGATCCACTTCAATGTGGAAATTGCCAAGTACTTAGCCCTGTGGGTGGACCACGATACGTGGAAGAGCCTGGCGGACAATGATTGGTGGGTGTGGGCGCTAGCCGGCGGCTCCGCACTGCTACTTATTCTGGGGCTGTGGATTGTGGTGGCCAATCTGCGCCACCGCCGCTTCAATAACGTGGAGTCCGCTTCGTCCAATGACAAGGGCTCTATCACGACGTCGATGAACGCTATCGCCGGCGCCGTGGCCCAAGATTTGGATGGAGTCAAGGGAGTAGACCATGTAGAGCGCCTCGTGGCCTATGACCGCGCGCGGCCCACGCTGCAGTACACGGTGACGGCAAATCCGGACACCCCGGTGGAGCGCCTTACTGGCGCCGTTGAAACCAATGAACGCGATTTCCGCGCAGCGTTTCCGGACGCCGATTTGGACACCATCTACAAGCTGCAGTTCAGCAAGGTAGGTCCGATGAAGGACCTATCCGAATAG
- a CDS encoding ECF transporter S component: MTTNTRVSAAPKRSLNWRVVDIVVASVLGVACGFVFLGWNAVGYAWFEAMDAVTPGLGGIATGIWLIGGVLGGLIIRKPGAAVYVEVLAATVSAVLGSQWGFSTLYSGLAQGIGVEIILAIFLYRRFGLGVSILAGMAAGWGAFVLELFLSGNLARSFEFKIIYLATLSVSGAILAGALGYFVVKALAKTGALDRFAAGREQRA; this comes from the coding sequence ATGACTACTAATACACGTGTGTCTGCAGCACCGAAGCGCAGCTTGAACTGGCGCGTGGTCGATATTGTGGTGGCGTCCGTTTTGGGCGTGGCCTGTGGTTTCGTGTTCCTGGGGTGGAATGCGGTGGGCTATGCCTGGTTTGAGGCCATGGATGCCGTGACTCCGGGCCTGGGAGGCATTGCTACTGGTATTTGGCTTATCGGTGGCGTGCTGGGTGGCCTGATTATTCGCAAGCCGGGTGCGGCTGTCTATGTGGAGGTTCTTGCCGCAACCGTTTCTGCGGTGCTGGGCTCCCAGTGGGGCTTTAGCACCCTGTACTCCGGCCTCGCGCAGGGCATTGGTGTGGAGATCATCCTGGCAATTTTCCTCTACCGTAGGTTTGGTCTGGGCGTGTCTATCTTGGCCGGCATGGCTGCCGGTTGGGGTGCTTTTGTTCTGGAGCTGTTTCTCTCCGGCAACCTGGCTCGTAGCTTTGAGTTTAAGATTATTTACCTGGCTACGCTGAGCGTTTCCGGTGCCATTTTGGCCGGTGCGTTGGGCTATTTTGTGGTCAAGGCGTTGGCGAAGACCGGTGCCTTGGATCGCTTTGCCGCAGGCCGTGAACAGCGCGCTTAG
- a CDS encoding DUF6286 domain-containing protein, translating into MADQHMPEHFGLQPKASPAARTWAVILGLLLLAAGVIGVRETWLVGSGSDAQSWVQPVLNLIATEDLQTWMIWAGVASIVVGLIFLFAAVKTRRTTHMQLASDTASMWMRPVDIARLSSATARRVPGVASAQTSADSKTAKVTVNGDTEDAELQGRVETAVTRCLAHLKNPPQVTVAVEKIPELDNNV; encoded by the coding sequence ATGGCTGATCAGCACATGCCTGAACACTTCGGGCTGCAGCCGAAGGCGTCTCCGGCGGCGCGTACTTGGGCCGTAATCCTTGGGCTCCTACTGCTCGCCGCGGGCGTCATCGGCGTGCGCGAGACGTGGCTGGTGGGTTCCGGCTCCGATGCCCAGTCCTGGGTACAGCCGGTGCTTAATCTCATTGCCACCGAAGACCTGCAGACGTGGATGATTTGGGCCGGCGTTGCCTCCATTGTCGTAGGCCTGATTTTCCTCTTCGCGGCAGTGAAGACCCGCCGCACCACGCACATGCAACTAGCCTCCGATACCGCGTCCATGTGGATGCGGCCGGTGGATATCGCTCGCCTCTCGTCGGCCACTGCTCGCCGTGTTCCGGGCGTGGCCTCCGCACAGACCTCCGCGGATAGCAAGACTGCCAAGGTCACCGTCAATGGCGATACCGAGGATGCAGAGTTACAGGGCCGGGTGGAGACCGCGGTAACACGCTGCCTGGCTCATCTCAAGAACCCGCCGCAGGTCACCGTAGCTGTAGAGAAGATTCCGGAGTTGGATAACAATGTCTAG